The Streptomyces racemochromogenes DNA segment CCCAGCTGCCCGAAGGCGTCCAGGATCGCCTGCTGCGCCGGCACCGGGTGCACGTTGATCGGGTCCAGGTCACCCGCGTCCACCGCACGCGCGATCTCCAGCTCCGTGCTGACCCCGATGTTCATCCCGTGCAGGTGCCGGCCGCCGAAGTGGGTCACCGGCGTCTCCGCCGGGATCTCCAGCCCGAAGGGCACCACGTGCAGCGCACCGGGCTGCACCTTGAAGGCACCGCCGAGGCGCTGCTTGGTGAAGACGACGTCCTGCTTGTACTCGCCGTCGCCGCCCTCCACCTCCACCCGCGCCTGGAGCCCCACCGACAGACCCTCGATCTGCTGCTCGACGGACCCACCCTGGATCCGCACCTCGCCCTGGACGATCCCGCCCGGCACCACGTTCGGCTCGGTGATGATCGTGTCCACCGACGCACCGCCGGCACCCAGGCTCGCGAACAGCTTCCTGAAGCCCATGCTCTCTCCCCTACACAGATATACGGATCCACTGACCCCTTACCACTGCGGAACCATAGGGCCCGGTTGCAGCGGCGCGCGTTCCACTACCCTCGACCGGATGAGCGCGCGCCCCGACCGTACGCCCCTGTCCCGGTCCTTCTTCGACCGCCCGGTCCTCACCGTGGCCCCCGACCTGCTCGGCAGGATCCTGGTCCGCCGCACCCCGGACGGCCCCATGGAACTGCGCATCACGGAGGTGGAGGCGTACGAGGGCGAGGCCGACCCCGGCTCCCACGCCTACCGCGGCCGTACCGCCCGCAACGCGTCGATGTTCGGCCCGCCCGGACACGCGTACGTCTACTTCATCTACGGCATGTGGTTCAGCCTCAACCTCGTCTGCGGCCCGCCGGGCCACGCGAGCGGTGTACTGCTGCGCGCCGGGGAGGTGACGGTGGGCGCCGACCTGGCCGCCAAACGCCGCCTTTCAGCCAGATACCCGCGTGAATTCGCCAAGGGGCCGGCCCGCCTGGCCACCGCCCTGGGCATCGACCGCTCCCTCGACGGCACGGACCTCTGCGCGGGCCCCGATTCCCCCCTGTCCCTGCTCGCCGGTACGCCCACCCCGTCCGACCAGGTCGGCAACGGCCCCCGCACGGGCGTCGGCGGAGCCGGCGCGGCCCACCCCTACCGCTACTGGATCACCGGCGACCCCACCGTGAGCCCCTACCGGGCCCACGCGCCGCGCCGCCGCGCAACTTGACTCGATCTTGGGAGACGCCTAACGTAGCCCGAGCCGCTTGAACGGGTCGCTGTCTTCAGCAGCCCCCCGGAGCGGCCAAACCACTACCTACGACGTACCCCTGGCGGGGTCCTATTCGGCATGCCCGAATTCCCTGCCGACCGGCTCGATTATGAGTCGGCAGGGAAAAGCGTTAACGTAGTGACCACGCCGAAAGGGAAAGCGCGAAAGCGCAGGACCTGGAAGGCAAGCGAGAAAGTCTCTGATAGAGTCTGAATCGCAAGAACGAAAGCCCGGAGGAAAGCCCCAGTAAGTGTTACTGCGGGTGAGTACAAAGGAAGCGTCCGTTCCTTGAGAACTCAACAGCGTGCCAAAAATCAACGCCAGAAGTTGATACCCCGTCCACTCCGGTGGATGAGGTTCCTTTGAAAAAGACCTGTCGGGCCCTCGGGCACTGGCAGGCAACGAACACAGCGAGGACGTTGTGGTCAGTCGGTCTTATTCCGACCGTGACTGGCCCGCTCTTTCGTGGTGTGGACCGGATTACCGGTAAACATTCATGGAGAGTTTGATCCTGGCTCAGGACGAACGCTGGCGGCGTGCTTAACACATGCAAGTCGAACGATGAAGCCCTTCGGGGTGGATTAGTGGCGAACGGGTGAGTAACACGTGGGCAATCTGCCCTTCACTCTGGGACAAGCCCTGGAAACGGGGTCTAATACCGGATACGACTGCGGGAGGCATCTCCTGTGGTGGAAAGCTCCGGCGGTGAAGGATGAGCCCGCGGCCTATCAGCTTGTTGGTGGGGTAATGGCCCACCAAGGCGACGACGGGTAGCCGGCCTGAGAGGGCGACCGGCCACACTGGGACTGAGACACGGCCCAGACTCCTACGGGAGGCAGCAGTGGGGAATATTGCACAATGGGCGAAAGCCTGATGCAGCGACGCCGCGTGAGGGATGACGGCCTTCGGGTTGTAAACCTCTTTCAGCAGGGAAGAAGCGAAAGTGACGGTACCTGCAGAAGAAGCGCCGGCTAACTACGTGCCAGCAGCCGCGGTAATACGTAGGGCGCAAGCGTTGTCCGGAATTATTGGGCGTAAAGAGCTCGTAGGCGGCTTGTCACGTCGGATGTGAAAGCCCGAGGCTTAACCTCGGGTCTGCATTCGATACGGGCTAGCTAGAGTGTGGTAGGGGAGATCGGAATTCCTGGTGTAGCGGTGAAATGCGCAGATATCAGGAGGAACACCGGTGGCGAAGGCGGATCTCTGGGCCATTACTGACGCTGAGGAGCGAAAGCGTGGGGAGCGAACAGGATTAGATACCCTGGTAGTCCACGCCGTAAACGTTGGGAACTAGGTGTTGGCGACATTCCACGTCGTCGGTGCCGCAGCTAACGCATTAAGTTCCCCGCCTGGGGAGTACGGCCGCAAGGCTAAAACTCAAAGGAATTGACGGGGGCCCGCACAAGCGGCGGAGCATGTGGCTTAATTCGACGCAACGCGAAGAACCTTACCAAGGCTTGACATATACCGGAAAGCATTAGAGATAGTGCCCCCCTTGTGGTCGGTATACAGGTGGTGCATGGCTGTCGTCAGCTCGTGTCGTGAGATGTTGGGTTAAGTCCCGCAACGAGCGCAACCCTTGTCCTGTGTTGCCAGCATGCCCTTCGGGGTGATGGGGACTCACAGGAGACCGCCGGGGTCAACTCGGAGGAAGGTGGGGACGACGTCAAGTCATCATGCCCCTTATGTCTTGGGCTGCACACGTGCTACAATGGCCGGTACAATGAGCTGCGATACCGTGAGGTGGAGCGAATCTCAAAAAGCCGGTCTCAGTTCGGATTGGGGTCTGCAACTCGACCCCATGAAGTCGGAGTCGCTAGTAATCGCAGATCAGCATTGCTGCGGTGAATACGTTCCCGGGCCTTGTACACACCGCCCGTCACGTCACGAAAGTCGGTAACACCCGAAGCCGGTGGCCCAACCCTTGTGGAGGGAGCTGTCGAAGGTGGGACTGGCGATTGGGACGAAGTCGTAACAAGGTAGCCGTACCGGAAGGTGCGGCTGGATCACCTCCTTTCTAAGGAGCACAGTACCGATTGCAGACAAACGTTCTGCACGGTCAGCTCATGGGTGGAACGTTGATTATTTGGCACGGTCTTCTGGATGGATCACGAGTACTGCTTCGGCGTGGAAAGTGAGTCACTGAAAGAGATCGTGCCTGGCACGTTGTTGGGTCCTGAGGGCACGGCCGTATGGCTGGTCTTCAGCGCCGGCCCCAGTGAACTCGCCAGCTTGTCTGGTGGGGTGATGGGTGGCTGGTCGTTGCTTGAGAACTACACAGTGGACGCGAGCATCTGTGGCCAAGTTTTTAAGGGCGCACGGTGGATGCCTTGGCACCAGGAACCGATGAAGGACGTGAGAGGCCGCGATAGGCCCCGGGGAGCTGCCAACTGAGCTTTGATCCGGGGGTGTCCGAATGGGGAAACCCGGCAGTCGTCATGGGCTGTCACCCACTGCTGAACACATAGGCAGTGTGGAGGGAACGAGGGGAAGTGAAACATCTCAGTACCCTCAGGAAGAGAAAACAACCGTGATTCCGGGAGTAGTGGCGAGCGAAACCGGATGAGGCCAAACCGTATGCGTGTGAGACCCGGCAGGGGTTGCGCATGCGGGGTTGTGGGAATGAGCTTTCACAGTCTGCCGGCTGTGAGGCGAGTCAGAAACCGTATGGATAGGCGAAGGACATGCGAAAGGTCCGGCGTAGAGGGTAAGACCCCCGTAGCTGAAATCTGTACGGCTTGCTTGCTCATCTCCCAAGTAGCACGGGGCCCGAGAAATCCCGTGTGAATCTGGCGGGACCACCCGCTAAGCCTAAATATTCCCTGGTGACCGATAGCGGATAGTACCGTGAGGGAATGGTGAAAAGTACCGCGGGAGCGGAGTGAAATAGTACCTGAAACCGTGTGCCTACAAGCCGTGGGAGCGTCGGATGCAGCTTGCTGTATCTCGTGACTGCGTGCCTTTTGAAGAATGAGCCTGCGAGTTAGCGGTGTGTAGCGAGGTTAACCCGTGTGGGGAAGCCGTAGCGAAAGCGAGTCCGAATAGGGCGATTGAGTTGCACGCTCTAGACCCGAAGCGGAGTGATCTAGCCATGGGCAGGTTGAAGCGGAGGTAAGACTTCGTGGAGGACCGAACCCACCAGGGTTGAAAACCTGGGGGATGACCTGTGGTTAGGGGTGAAAGGCCAATCAAACTCCGTGATAGCTGGTTCTCCCCGAAATGCATTTAGGTGCAGCGTCGTGTGTTTCTTGCCGGAGGTAGAGCACTGGATAGGCGATGGGCCCTACCGGGTTACTGACCTTAGCCAAACTCCGAATGCCGGTAAGTGAGAGCACGGCAGTGAGACTGTGGGGGATAAGCTCCATGGTCGAGAGGGAAACAGCCCAGAGCATCGACTAAGGCCCCTAAGCGTACGCTAAGTGGGAAAGGATGTGGAGTCGCAGAGACAACCAGGAGGTTGGCTTAGAAGCAGCCACCCTTGAAAGAGTGCGTAATAGCTCACTGGTCAAGTGATTCCGCGCCGACAATGTAGCGGGGCTCAAGCGTACCGCCGAAGTCGTGTCATTGCAGCAATAGGGCCAACGCCCGCTGTGATGGGTAGGGGAGCGTCGTGTGCCGGGTGAAGCAGCAGCGGAAGCTAGTTGTGGACGGTTCACGAGTGAGAATGCAGGCATGAGTAGCGATACACACGTGAGAAACGTGTGCGCCGATTGACTAAGGGTTCCTGGGTCAAGCTGATCTGCCCAGGGTAAGTCGGGACCTAAGGCGAGGCCGACAGGCGTAGTCGATGGACAACCGGTTGATATTCCGGTACCCGCTTTGAAACGCCCAATATCGAATCCTCTGATGCTAAGCCCGTGAAGCCGTTCCGGACCCTTCGGGGAATGGAAAGTGGTGGAGCCGGCGATCCAAGGTGGTAGTAGGTAAGCGATGGGGTGACGCAGGAAGGTAGTCCAGCCCGGGCGGTGGTTGTCCCGGGGTAAGGGTGTAGGCCGTGTGGTAGGCAAATCCGTCACACGTTAAGGCTGAGACCTGATGCCGAGCCGATTGTGGTGAAGTGGATGATCCTATGCTGTCGAGAAAAGCCTCTAGCGAGTTTCATGGCGGCCCGTACCCTAAACCGACTCAGGTGGTCAGGTAGAGAATACCGAGGCGTTCGGGTGAACTATGGTTAAGGAACTCGGCAAAATGCCCCCGTAACTTCGGGAGAAGGGGGGCCATTCCTGGTGATGAGACTTGCTCTCTGAGCTGGGGGTGGCCGCAGAGACCAGCGAGAAGCGACTGTTTACTAAAAACACAGGTCCGTGCGAAGCCGTAAGGCGATGTATACGGACTGACGCCTGCCCGGTGCTGGAACGTTAAGGGGACCGGTTAGTGACCTTTCGGGGTTGCGAAGCTGAGAACTTAAGCGCCAGTAAACGGCGGTGGTAACTATAACCATCCTAAGGTAGCGAAATTCCTTGTCGGGTAAGTTCCGACCTGCACGAATGGCGTAACGACTTCTCGACTGTCTCAACCATAGGCCCGGTGAAATTGCACTACGAGTAAAGATGCTCGTTTCGCGCAGCAGGACGGAAAGACCCCGGGACCTTTACTACAGTTTGATATTGGTGTTCGGTTCGGCTTGTGTAGGATAGGTGGGAGACTTTGAAGCAGCCACGCCAGTGGTTGTGGAGTCGCCGTTGAAATACCACTCTGGTCGTGCTGGATGTCTAACCTCGGTCCGTGATCCGGATCAGGGACAGTGTCTGATGGGTAGTTTAACTGGGGCGGTTGCCTCCCAAAGGGTAACGGAGGCGCCCAAAGGTTCCCTCAGCCTGGTTGGCAATCAGGTGTTGAGTGTAAGTGCACAAGGGAGCTTGACTGTGAGACCGACGGGTCGAGCAGGGACGAAAGTCGGGACTAGTGATCCGGCGGTGGCTTGTGGAAGCGCCGTCGCTCAACGGATAAAAGGTACCCCGGGGATAACAGGCTGATCTTCCCCAAGAGTCCATATCGACGGGATGGTTTGGCACCTCGATGTCGGCTCGTCGCATCCTGGGGCTGGAGTCGGTCCCAAGGGTTGGGCTGTTCGCCCATTAAAGCGGTACG contains these protein-coding regions:
- a CDS encoding sporulation protein, yielding MGFRKLFASLGAGGASVDTIITEPNVVPGGIVQGEVRIQGGSVEQQIEGLSVGLQARVEVEGGDGEYKQDVVFTKQRLGGAFKVQPGALHVVPFGLEIPAETPVTHFGGRHLHGMNIGVSTELEIARAVDAGDLDPINVHPVPAQQAILDAFGQLGFTFRSADMERGHIRGTRQTLPFYQEIEFLPPSQYRGLNQVELTFVSDGHEMDVVLEMDKKPGLFSEGSDTYRCFQVGLQSYQGTDWAAYLNQWIASVGSQRNWF
- a CDS encoding DNA-3-methyladenine glycosylase, whose product is MSARPDRTPLSRSFFDRPVLTVAPDLLGRILVRRTPDGPMELRITEVEAYEGEADPGSHAYRGRTARNASMFGPPGHAYVYFIYGMWFSLNLVCGPPGHASGVLLRAGEVTVGADLAAKRRLSARYPREFAKGPARLATALGIDRSLDGTDLCAGPDSPLSLLAGTPTPSDQVGNGPRTGVGGAGAAHPYRYWITGDPTVSPYRAHAPRRRAT